The Diaphorobacter ruginosibacter genome contains a region encoding:
- the rpsJ gene encoding 30S ribosomal protein S10: protein MSKQKIRIRLKAFDYKLIDQSAAEIVDTAKRTGAIVKGPVPLPTRMKRFDILRSPHVNKTSRDQLEIRTHQRLMDIVDPTDKTVDALMKLDLPAGVDVEIKLQ from the coding sequence ATGTCCAAGCAAAAGATCCGTATCCGCCTGAAGGCATTCGACTACAAGCTGATCGACCAGTCTGCAGCCGAGATCGTTGACACCGCCAAGCGCACCGGCGCGATCGTCAAGGGCCCCGTGCCCCTGCCGACCCGCATGAAGCGTTTCGACATCCTGCGTTCGCCCCACGTCAACAAGACGAGCCGCGACCAGCTGGAAATCCGTACGCACCAGCGTCTGATGGACATCGTCGACCCGACCGACAAGACGGTTGACGCTCTGATGAAGCTCGACCTGCCAGCCGGCGTCGACGTGGAAATCAAGCTGCAATAA
- the rplC gene encoding 50S ribosomal protein L3 encodes MSLSNSLGLLGRKVGMMRLFTDDGDAIPVTVVDVSNNRVTQVKTQENDGYVSLQVTFGSRKASRVTKPQAGHLAKAGVEAGEVTREFRVTAETAGKYAAGAVLPVAELFAVGQKVDVQGTSIGKGYAGTIKRHNFSSQRASHGNSRSHNVPGSISMAQDPGRVFPGKKMTGHMGDETVTTQNLDVIRIDEARQLLLIKGAVPGSKGGFVTVRPAVKAAASKGAN; translated from the coding sequence ATGAGTCTGAGCAACTCCCTCGGGTTGCTGGGCCGCAAGGTGGGCATGATGCGTCTGTTCACTGATGACGGGGATGCAATTCCTGTCACGGTGGTGGATGTGTCCAACAACCGCGTGACCCAGGTCAAAACCCAAGAGAACGATGGCTATGTGTCGCTGCAAGTGACATTCGGTTCGCGCAAAGCTTCGCGTGTGACCAAGCCTCAAGCCGGTCACCTCGCCAAGGCGGGTGTGGAAGCCGGTGAAGTGACCCGTGAATTCCGCGTGACCGCTGAAACTGCAGGCAAGTACGCCGCAGGTGCCGTTCTGCCCGTCGCAGAACTGTTCGCAGTGGGCCAGAAGGTCGACGTGCAAGGCACCTCGATCGGTAAGGGCTACGCCGGCACGATCAAGCGTCACAACTTCTCCTCGCAACGCGCATCGCACGGTAACAGCCGTTCGCACAACGTTCCTGGTTCCATCTCGATGGCACAGGATCCGGGCCGCGTGTTCCCAGGCAAGAAGATGACTGGCCACATGGGCGACGAAACCGTCACCACTCAAAACCTCGACGTGATTCGTATCGACGAAGCACGCCAACTGCTCCTGATCAAGGGTGCTGTTCCGGGCTCCAAGGGTGGCTTCGTTACAGTGCGTCCCGCCGTCAAGGCAGCCGCTTCCAAAGGAGCGAACTAA
- the rplD gene encoding 50S ribosomal protein L4 yields the protein MQLELLNEQGQAASKIDVPETVFDRQYNEDLIHQIVVAFRANGRQGTRAQKDREQVKHSTKKPFKQKGTGNARAGMTSSPLWRGGGRIFPNLPEENFTQKINKKMYRAGMASILSQLARDGRLAVVESLKLDTPKTKVLADKFKAMNLESVMVIADEVDENLYLASRNLKNVFVVEPRYADPVSLVHYKKVLVTKGALDKLKEMFA from the coding sequence ATGCAGCTCGAACTCCTGAATGAACAAGGCCAGGCCGCATCGAAGATCGATGTGCCGGAAACCGTGTTTGACCGTCAGTACAACGAAGACCTGATCCATCAGATCGTCGTCGCCTTCCGCGCCAACGGCCGTCAAGGCACTCGCGCCCAGAAGGACCGCGAGCAGGTCAAGCACTCGACCAAGAAGCCTTTCAAGCAAAAGGGTACTGGTAACGCACGTGCCGGTATGACTTCCTCGCCACTGTGGCGCGGAGGCGGTCGCATTTTCCCGAATCTGCCTGAAGAAAACTTCACGCAGAAGATCAACAAGAAGATGTACCGCGCTGGTATGGCTTCCATTCTGTCCCAGCTGGCCCGCGATGGCCGCCTGGCAGTGGTGGAATCCCTCAAGCTCGACACTCCCAAGACCAAGGTGCTGGCCGACAAGTTCAAGGCCATGAACCTGGAATCGGTGATGGTGATCGCTGATGAAGTTGACGAGAACCTGTACCTGGCTTCCCGCAACCTCAAGAACGTGTTCGTCGTCGAGCCGCGTTATGCAGATCCCGTGTCGCTGGTGCACTACAAGAAGGTGCTGGTCACCAAGGGTGCCCTCGACAAGCTCAAGGAGATGTTCGCATGA
- the rplW gene encoding 50S ribosomal protein L23, with product MSRTNPTPAQRTFDEGRLMQVLVAPIVSEKATMVAEKSNAVTFKVLQNATKPEIKAAVELMFKVEVKGVSVVNTKGKTKRFGKTVGRRDNVRKAYVLLKEGQELNLSGEAA from the coding sequence ATGAGCCGCACTAATCCGACTCCCGCACAACGCACATTCGACGAAGGTCGTCTGATGCAAGTGTTGGTCGCTCCCATCGTGTCCGAAAAGGCCACCATGGTTGCTGAAAAGTCCAACGCTGTGACATTCAAGGTGCTGCAGAACGCGACCAAGCCTGAAATCAAGGCTGCCGTTGAACTGATGTTCAAGGTTGAGGTCAAGGGCGTTTCTGTGGTGAACACGAAGGGCAAGACCAAGCGCTTTGGCAAGACCGTGGGCCGCCGCGACAACGTTCGCAAGGCATACGTGCTGCTGAAGGAAGGTCAAGAGCTGAACCTGTCCGGGGAGGCTGCGTAA
- the rplB gene encoding 50S ribosomal protein L2, which translates to MAVIKLKPTTPGQRGTVKVTRDHLHKGAPFAALLEPQHQKAGRNNNGHITTRHKGGGHKHHYRVVDFKRTKDGIPAKVERVEYDPNRTAHIALLCYADGERRYIIAPRNVEVGATLISGSEAPIRVGNTLPIRNIPVGSTIHCIELKPGAGAQIARSAGASATLLAREGTYAQVRMRSGEVRKIHIECRATIGEVANEEHSLRQLGKAGVKRWMGIRPTVRGTAMNPIDHPHGGGEGRTGEGRHAVDPWGNLTKGYRTRNNKRTQTMIVSRRKK; encoded by the coding sequence ATGGCCGTTATCAAGCTGAAACCGACTACTCCGGGCCAACGTGGCACGGTCAAGGTCACACGTGATCACCTGCACAAGGGTGCTCCGTTCGCAGCTCTGCTCGAGCCGCAACACCAGAAGGCTGGCCGTAACAACAACGGTCACATCACCACCCGTCACAAGGGCGGTGGCCACAAGCACCACTACCGTGTGGTGGACTTCAAGCGCACCAAGGACGGTATCCCCGCCAAGGTCGAGCGCGTTGAATACGATCCGAACCGTACTGCGCACATCGCTCTGCTGTGCTACGCAGACGGCGAGCGTCGCTACATCATCGCTCCTCGCAACGTGGAAGTCGGTGCTACGCTGATCTCCGGTTCGGAAGCCCCGATCCGCGTCGGCAACACCCTGCCTATCCGCAACATCCCGGTGGGTTCGACCATCCACTGCATCGAGCTCAAGCCCGGTGCCGGTGCCCAGATCGCACGTTCCGCAGGTGCTTCGGCAACTCTGCTGGCCCGTGAAGGCACATACGCCCAGGTGCGTATGCGTTCTGGCGAAGTGCGCAAGATCCATATCGAGTGCCGCGCCACGATCGGTGAAGTCGCCAACGAAGAACACAGCCTGCGTCAGCTGGGCAAGGCCGGCGTGAAGCGCTGGATGGGTATCCGTCCGACCGTCCGCGGTACTGCCATGAACCCGATCGACCACCCGCACGGTGGTGGTGAAGGTCGTACCGGCGAAGGCCGTCACGCAGTTGACCCATGGGGTAACCTGACGAAGGGCTACCGTACCCGTAACAACAAGCGCACACAGACGATGATCGTGTCGCGTCGTAAGAAGTAA
- the rpsS gene encoding 30S ribosomal protein S19, producing the protein MTRSLKKGPFVDHHLLAKVEKAIATKDKKPVKTWSRRSMVLPDFIGLTIAVHNGKQHVPVYVTDQMVGHKLGEFALTRTFKGHPADKKVQKK; encoded by the coding sequence ATGACTCGTTCTCTCAAAAAGGGTCCGTTTGTTGACCATCACTTGCTGGCAAAGGTCGAGAAGGCCATCGCCACCAAGGACAAGAAGCCAGTCAAGACCTGGTCGCGTCGTTCCATGGTTCTGCCCGATTTCATCGGTCTGACCATTGCCGTGCACAACGGCAAGCAACACGTGCCGGTCTACGTCACCGACCAGATGGTGGGCCACAAGCTGGGCGAATTCGCCCTGACGCGCACCTTCAAGGGTCACCCTGCGGACAAGAAAGTCCAGAAGAAATAA
- the rplV gene encoding 50S ribosomal protein L22 has product MSETRAVLRGVRLSVDKGRLVADLIRGKKVDQALNTLQFTQKKAAVIIKKVLESAIANAEHNDGADIDELRVKTIYVEQGTTLKRFTARAKGRGNRISKPTCHVYVTVGN; this is encoded by the coding sequence ATGTCTGAAACACGTGCAGTCCTTCGGGGCGTCCGTCTGTCGGTCGACAAGGGTCGCCTGGTAGCGGATCTCATCCGTGGCAAGAAGGTTGATCAGGCTCTGAACACCCTGCAGTTCACACAGAAAAAAGCTGCTGTGATCATCAAGAAGGTGCTCGAGTCGGCAATCGCCAACGCCGAACACAACGACGGTGCTGATATTGACGAACTCCGCGTCAAGACCATCTACGTTGAGCAAGGCACAACACTCAAGCGCTTCACCGCTCGCGCCAAGGGCCGCGGTAACCGCATCAGCAAGCCCACGTGCCATGTGTACGTGACTGTGGGTAACTAA
- the rpsC gene encoding 30S ribosomal protein S3 codes for MGQKINPTGFRLAVSRNWASRWYASNRDFAGMLAEDIKVREYLKAKLKNAAVSRVLIERPAKNARITIYSARPGVVIGKKGEDIENLKKELAARLGVPVAVNIEEVRKPEIDAKLIADSITQQLEKRIMFRRAMKRAMQNAMRLGAQGIKIMSSGRLNGIEIARTEWYREGRVPLHTLRADIDYGTSEAKTTYGVIGVKVWVYKGDTLGRNDLPAVETPRPDEERRPRGPRRDGRDGRRDGDRAGRGGRRTGGTNTAPADGSDKPAGAGGTDATAVKRVRKTDAPATAADGKGE; via the coding sequence ATGGGACAGAAAATCAACCCTACCGGCTTCCGCCTTGCAGTTAGCCGCAACTGGGCAAGCCGTTGGTACGCTAGCAACCGCGATTTCGCGGGCATGCTGGCCGAAGACATCAAGGTGCGTGAGTACCTGAAGGCCAAGCTGAAGAACGCCGCCGTGTCGCGCGTTCTGATCGAGCGCCCCGCCAAGAACGCCCGCATCACGATCTACTCGGCTCGTCCGGGCGTCGTGATCGGCAAGAAGGGCGAAGACATCGAGAACCTGAAGAAGGAACTCGCTGCTCGTCTGGGCGTGCCGGTTGCAGTGAACATCGAAGAAGTGCGCAAGCCTGAAATCGATGCCAAGCTGATCGCCGACTCGATCACCCAGCAGCTCGAAAAGCGCATCATGTTCCGTCGTGCCATGAAGCGCGCCATGCAGAACGCCATGCGTCTGGGTGCCCAGGGCATCAAGATCATGTCGTCGGGCCGTCTGAACGGTATCGAAATCGCACGTACCGAGTGGTACCGCGAAGGCCGTGTGCCACTGCACACCCTGCGCGCCGACATCGACTACGGCACCTCCGAAGCCAAGACCACCTACGGTGTGATCGGCGTGAAGGTGTGGGTCTACAAGGGTGACACGCTGGGTCGTAACGACCTGCCGGCCGTCGAGACTCCCCGTCCTGACGAAGAGCGCCGCCCACGTGGCCCGCGTCGCGATGGCCGTGATGGCCGCCGTGATGGCGACCGCGCAGGCCGTGGTGGCCGCCGTACTGGCGGTACCAACACAGCTCCTGCCGATGGTAGCGACAAGCCCGCTGGTGCCGGTGGCACCGACGCAACCGCCGTTAAGCGCGTTCGCAAGACTGACGCGCCCGCTACAGCAGCGGACGGCAAAGGAGAATAA
- the rplP gene encoding 50S ribosomal protein L16 — protein MLQPARRKFRKEHKGRNTGIATRGNTVAFGDFGLKSTDRGRLTARQIEAARRAISRHVKRGGRIWIRVFPDKPISTKPAEVRMGNGKGNPEYYVAEIQPGKVLYEIVGVPEELAREAFRLAAAKLPLRTTFVARQIGA, from the coding sequence ATGCTGCAACCTGCACGCCGTAAGTTCCGCAAGGAACACAAAGGCCGCAACACCGGTATCGCCACACGCGGCAACACTGTTGCCTTCGGCGATTTCGGTCTGAAGTCCACGGACCGTGGCCGTCTGACGGCCCGCCAGATCGAAGCCGCTCGTCGTGCGATCTCTCGTCACGTCAAGCGCGGTGGCCGTATCTGGATCCGTGTGTTCCCCGACAAGCCAATCTCCACGAAGCCTGCCGAAGTCCGTATGGGTAACGGTAAGGGTAATCCGGAGTACTACGTGGCTGAAATCCAGCCCGGCAAGGTGCTCTACGAAATCGTGGGCGTGCCTGAAGAGCTGGCTCGCGAAGCGTTCCGCCTGGCTGCTGCCAAGCTGCCGCTGCGCACCACGTTCGTTGCTCGTCAAATTGGCGCTTGA
- the rpmC gene encoding 50S ribosomal protein L29, with protein sequence MTKSAELRQKDVAGLQAEVKALQKAHFGLRMQKATQQLGNTSTLRSTRRDIARAKTILAEKQAAK encoded by the coding sequence ATGACTAAATCTGCTGAACTCCGCCAAAAAGATGTGGCCGGCCTGCAAGCTGAAGTGAAGGCCCTGCAAAAGGCTCATTTCGGTCTGCGCATGCAAAAGGCTACGCAACAACTGGGCAATACCTCCACGCTGCGTTCCACACGCCGTGACATCGCCCGTGCGAAGACCATTCTTGCTGAAAAGCAAGCCGCCAAGTAA
- the rpsQ gene encoding 30S ribosomal protein S17 yields MTEAKKSLKRTLIGKVVSDKREKTVTVLVERRVKHPIYDKIVIKSSKYHAHDEKGEYKMGDTIEIEESRPLSKTKNWVATRLVQKAALV; encoded by the coding sequence ATGACGGAAGCTAAAAAATCCCTCAAGCGCACCTTGATTGGCAAGGTGGTGAGCGACAAGCGTGAGAAGACCGTGACGGTGCTCGTTGAGCGCCGCGTGAAGCACCCGATCTACGACAAGATCGTGATCAAGTCGAGCAAGTACCACGCGCACGACGAAAAGGGTGAGTACAAGATGGGTGACACCATCGAGATCGAGGAAAGCCGTCCGCTCTCCAAGACCAAGAACTGGGTTGCTACGCGCCTGGTGCAAAAGGCTGCCCTGGTGTAA
- a CDS encoding peroxiredoxin, producing the protein MIKVGDTLPAATLMEYSEVEGNGCSLGPNAVDVQKASAGKTIAVFAVPGAFTPTCSAKHVPGYVEKAAELKAAGVDEIWCLSVNDAFVMGAWARDQKTDGKVRMLADGDAAFAKATGLTLDLNGKGLGLRSNRYSMLVKDGKVVTLNVEGPGKFEVSDAGTMLQQAAA; encoded by the coding sequence ATGATCAAAGTAGGCGACACCCTTCCCGCAGCAACGCTGATGGAGTATTCCGAAGTTGAAGGCAATGGCTGCAGCCTCGGCCCGAACGCCGTGGACGTGCAGAAGGCCAGCGCCGGCAAGACCATTGCCGTGTTCGCGGTGCCGGGCGCGTTCACGCCGACCTGCTCCGCCAAGCACGTGCCCGGTTACGTGGAAAAGGCCGCCGAACTGAAGGCCGCCGGCGTGGACGAAATCTGGTGCCTGTCCGTGAACGACGCGTTCGTGATGGGTGCCTGGGCACGTGACCAGAAGACCGACGGCAAGGTGCGCATGCTGGCTGACGGAGATGCCGCATTCGCCAAGGCCACGGGCCTGACGCTGGACCTCAACGGCAAGGGCCTGGGCCTGCGCAGCAACCGCTACTCCATGCTGGTCAAGGACGGCAAGGTGGTCACGCTGAACGTGGAAGGCCCTGGCAAGTTCGAAGTGAGCGACGCCGGCACGATGCTGCAACAGGCTGCCGCTTGA